Part of the Lycorma delicatula isolate Av1 chromosome 13, ASM4794821v1, whole genome shotgun sequence genome is shown below.
TCAtactgctaaatttttttttttttatttctttccctacatccctgggccggacatccaattaagtatactcggcccagagacgtgtcttttgactctaaggcggtcttcccgcccaccggttttacacccggcacggcaggtcaaccgccccggtactagatcttttcttgcctgcctctaattcccgccgacgagggcaaagcccggctatgccgttccccacccccgccgacagaaaccgggtctcggtctttatacCATTTGCCTCAAACCAGCGTgaccagcacaaggagcgcgcgaacccccaaaaccagccacgccggccgggtctaggtcttttaattttatccccgcgaaatctccccggagtccccgtcccctctcCGAAACCTGAacgccagggcatacaggctctcagagacggggctgtccacctatccctattaacgattgaacctaacgattccttcgtcgcgcctcctcttccttagtgTGAAAaaccgtaccggcgaaattgttaaaaacgttccagttctgctccctccttagcgaccactctactatgttattcgcgttcaggttattgactgctatgaattgtctgtattgtgcccatctttggcattcgaacatcgtatgctctgggttgtccacctcctggcagtagtcgcagttgggtgtgtctctcttgccgaatctttttaaatagtaaccaaaacatccatgacccgacatcatctgtgttatgtaaaagttcacctcgccatgttggcgatccagccatgcgtccaaatcacttattaaccttctgctccaggccgcagcgttagtctgtgcccatacttccttccaccactgtcgggtcatcgcctcggtctcagctctactacattcttccgctctcgctttcctgctcttgatctgaagttctatcggcgggaccgacgcaagcacacatatagcttcatatgacagagtacgataccctgccaccactcccaacaatgccgttctgtgcattcttcgcagtttatgcttgtttctttgtatcctgattgtatcagcccaaaccggcgccgcgtataacGCCGCAGACACCGCCGCCGACGCAATCAGTTTCCGTTTGGAGGCCCTCGGTACTGTGTGTTCCACGAATAATCTCCTGATGGCTTTTATGGTGAGCCCTACTTTTTTGCACACATTTTCTGTATGCCCACCAAATTTGAGACTTTTATCTATTGTCACCCCTAGGTATTTTGTATCCTTGACCTCAGTTATAACCTCTCCACGGATCACGACCCGAACGCCGCGCAGTCTTCTcctacccgtgaagaggatacacttgctttttgccggggacacctccatgttgttgtttattagccggttgtctatgagttggagggagcgatttgctttatcctctgcaTCACCAATTTCCTTATCTTCCACCAATAGTGCAATGTCGTCAGCGTAAGTGACTACGCTGACTCCTTCCGGATAAGGCAACCGGAGCAACCGGTCGTAAAAGATGTTCCATGgcaaggggcctaacacagacccctgcggaactccaccgaagACCGGAAATCTCACCACCCCCTCCAAAGTGCGGACCTCCGTCCATCTATCAGACAGGTAGCAGCAGTCAACCTGATTTAGCAAGTGGTCACTAACATTCATTTCTCTGAGCGCCGCTATCATACTGCTAATTAAAGGCTGAATATGTTACGAGGGAATTTTGGACATCGTTTGATATCTAAAAGGGTTGTGATCCCTAGATCTTATACCAGCAGAACTTTAGGGATAATTAAAAAGtgtagttattaaaaacattcctCATACACTTGACGAATTGAAGGTTAACATtaaaagtgagatttcaaacattacgaaaagtgcctgcaaatgttatgaaacttATACAAACCTGCATCAGagtcacaggaaatcattttgaacatctactgtaaaattattaaaggtaatttgaatatttttgtgtaagtattttattaacattaataatttcgtAATAAATTCACCACGTCAAACAAAGGGGTTGCAACCTTTTTGAAACACTtgctacttttaaattattaacaattttaaaataactaattttattaaaacagtgcCGCATTCTATTTTTTCCGTGTTTCTCaagcaaaaatatttcttctagtttttctgctttaataaaaaaaaattgtacttacagaaagtgaattatattattaaaataaataaataatttaatattttcattatgcatattactgatttaaataatttttacttacacgAACATTGTTGCATATTTGAAAACGGTCATCTGTACGTACGAGAGATTCAAAGTATTTAGCATTTTCTATATCCTCTCTTATATGTTGTTGTAGTCCTGAAATACCGTACATTCttaataaaaaccataattttaacGCTCTAAATCTTCTACTTAACGCGATCGTCCAATGCCTTCTATCAACAAAATTTGTATcctgaaaatgtatatataatggaTCAACTATCATACCCTTTATTAACTTCATTTGATCGTCGACCCAAAGTAATGATGCATCAAATACTGTTAAAAGCCATTTATTTGGGTTCACATTGAATGAATTAACATATTCAATACCTTCCATTAGATATCTCATTTCTGGACAAATAAAAGCGTTTCCAGCATACGCAGCATCACAGTGAAACCAAAAATAATCAGGTCGTTTTCTAATAACTGGTGCTAGtagatttaatttatcaaatgctACTTGTTTTGTCGAACCAAGTATTGCAGAATAGAAAAATGGTTTTAATCCTTTTTGCTCATCTTCTTCCAtcgcctgaaaaaaaaatttatattgaatttttttttttttttttaaatcacaacagttaattttacgataaattttaccataggtaaatttttatttgataccaaccgtgatttatatttatttttaaagacaaaaaaataaccaGATAGTAATGGAGAATTCAATTATTTCCTGTCATTTACTgagcttaaaattttacataacccGCTGGAGAAGATAGTTAATGCTAAATACAAAAGATAAACTGTGTACAATCtttagaaaagattaattttatatttagatggGAATTTgaattattacactttttataaaaaaggatggtgcgtgggtttgtttgtcgTTTAtgctcacttttttattttagctgctattggcgcagagcgtaACAATAGAGTGCCAGGCGCACCGGCCGTACGCCAGTGATAGGCCGAGTGACTGCGCACAGCGACTCTCTGTCAACtaccgctagaagcagtccgttgtcaagtaatctacagattatttaatttaatttctaagcttagattatttttatttatattttacatttgtattttcatttacttattactatttattaattttattaataaaagaaagggattattagttaatatttagcagcaAAAAAAAGATTCTTCATTATGCGGACACGCAACTGACCGGCGCATCACGTGATCAtctctgcgccaatagcaacaGCTGAACCGGCAAGTAACAatttcacacaaacacacacaagactatttttttcctgtttagcctcgagAATcaccgtatggtattacttcaggggctgaataagggtgatatgtaaatgaagtgtgttttcaggtcgaccgttcccgagatgtatgattaattgaaacccaaccaccaaagaacaccggtatccacgatctagtattcagatccgtataaaaataactgggtttactaggatttgaaccttagaactctagacttcgaaatcagctgatttgtgatgacgagttcatcactagaccaagaCATACAAGACAAATTTCCCGGTGGTTGACctctttatattttcacaaatcTTTAGATGGTGTGGTTTGTTGCAAACTTGATCAAACATTTATTGccatgttagatttacacgaatttgaatgtTTGTTCCAGCAGGAAACGCAACGTGTTATACTAGTAATGAAACTCAGGATATGTTACGGAAGACTTTGGCCATAGTATCATATGAAATGGTTGTGGACTCCGAGATCCCCGAATTTTAAACCGGCAGACGTTTTTCTTTAGAGGTATTTacaaaatgtagttttaaaaaaaaaattcctcaaataCTTAACgaattgaaagtgagatttcgaACATTACGAAAAGTAgttgcaaatgttatgaaacgtgtaCAAACCTGCTTCGGGATCACaggaaatcttttttaagatcagtattttattaatattaattttgtgataattcaCGTCGTCAAACAAAGACGTCGCGTCATTTTTGAAATAcccgttttaaattattaattttgaagcatTCTATATAAGTTATTTGAAGATAAacagcttaaataaataaaaaagtttacttacaaaaaaataaaagtaaaatattttttaattttttaatttaaataccttaTCTAACACTTCAGGATCAAGGTATCCCTCATCGGTGACTGGCAAAATTCTTATAGGGACCAAGTTTAACATTGCTGCTTTTTCAACGCTAGAATGAGCTTCAGCACTGCAATACGCAACCAGTTTTGGTAATAATGTAGCCTtatcttcttcactaacattaaattctttttttaaggctTCTAATGCATTATATCTTGCTGCCAACATCGCAACCATAATGCAATCACTAGCTGAACCCTgtaatcgtaaataaataaattaaaaacatattctgcaataaaacttgttaattaaatttttacttctctgtgcgaagaaaaggaaatattgtgatcgcgaaaaatttcggtttttcagatttcaacggaaatatccatttttaccatccctggatccattttgactagtttcggaatgacgtctgtacgtacgtatgtatgtgtcaaggggtttgaactaaagttgagttcagtaagggaaACTAGggctaaatttcgttgttgcgatcaacatatTTGATAGTATGTTGTGTTGATTTGCCCCGATTTTCACGAAATTGGCTcgtaataagtagaactaggaaCGGGATTCGTGCTTCCTtaaactcggttagctagttcagagggatacgatgtaggacattcaagatgtccagacgagacctacagcgaaggcagaagctgagttaataaatcaccgatgtaaatgtctaccgaggcatttacttcggtggcatcccaacgagaccAGAGTTATTACCATAAGATGTAAAAAGCAGAGGGCGATAGAcggctcccgttaaagcccaacaggtcTAGGAACGGCGGGGGTGATGTGGCGTccagaacgtcactaggcgggtgtcttcccctacgaggttgggatgTATGTAcattgcataactaaaaaacgattagcagtaggatgttgtaattttggatttatcgctattataacatctagttgtgcatttccctttttgattgcaatcgactggaccaaaagtgaccaaaaaagtccaacatccaaaaagatttggattttgaacttttccttaacttcagtaatacgccctcactgagagcttttcaacgatatatcgtaagttgtacttattttcattggttccagagttatagccaaatgaaattttaattaatgaaatatttggatcttagaaggggaaggcacattgattcggatcagatttcatctcattttctttttttaacttttttttttctatcttttttaggtagatttcataagaaagctacctattgtaatgggtaccatgattcgaattccggaaaatttccacatatcttcacgtttcatatcccccagaccccaaaaccaccgtcagttcataagtttatatatatatttcactttcttgtggacacgataactgccgtaattttgcgtcaatccgTTTTCAtatagatacataaaatataactacccaaaatctcggttgagttcgttaatgggaaaaattgaaACATGCTGGTGGAAATCGatggatttttcgaaaaaaaaaatatcgctataattttcttattatgtaaattatcGAATTTgcttaaagttcctactattctttagataagagcCTAAATCttatctaattaaagtttttggatatcacccaccattggcccaggggatggaaagaatggggttttgaagacaaaaaaatcatacctcccttaataggcttAATATTGaataggtttaaagtggttgttagtcctctaaacattacaaaGTATAGTAAAATATCTAATACAAATAGTCTGAGAAAATATCACtcatttcaaagaaatttgatTTACCTTCGAGTCtagtgatttttaaataattatttcattaacctTAAGAAATATCTAGTGATTCCTCGTACTGACGTGATAGAACTTTGCTGTAGTAACCTTAACTCTTACAATATTATTTGATGTATGCACGCTTTTAATATTTACAGTTCTTCTTCTCAACATTGAGTCCATTTCCTCAAAGATTTTTCACATATGtttactgcatatatatataaaagacaccAAATCATTATGAGAAATGTTTATTTCAGATTTAACTGTTGCTGGTTTCAttgtttttaagcacaacataTGCGGAGTTATAAAAGAACTatcttccaccagcatgccagggtcAACACTGCGGGAACAACAATGCTCTCTCTTCTTCACAGTCTCACGTTGTGCACATGTGTGCATGTGCGCAACAGCCAAACGCCATGCTGATGGAActatgaagcgcacagttccatacaaagatttttgtattgttttcataaactgggagatggctactgacattaagcttaaaaatgatatattgtacaagtataaagaaagtattaaagaaaaaaggactcttgttaaatgttatcgataatatcaagtggaaataagggGTGCTCCAGTTCCACAATGCCTATACACGAGCCACCCCTGTTGTCAAGAAACATTCGGGCAATGATAAGGAGATTTTATGATTGAGAGA
Proteins encoded:
- the LOC142333861 gene encoding tyrosine decarboxylase-like → MLSDMLTCIGFSWASAPACSELEIIMMDWIAKAFGLPAKFLSTSNKGSGALQGSASDCIMVAMLAARYNALEALKKEFNVSEEDKATLLPKLVAYCSAEAHSSVEKAAMLNLVPIRILPVTDEGYLDPEVLDKAMEEDEQKGLKPFFYSAILGSTKQVAFDKLNLLAPVIRKRPDYFWFHCDAAYAGNAFICPEMRYLMEGIEYVNSFNVNPNKWLLTVFDASLLWVDDQMKLIKGMIVDPLYIHFQDTNFVDRRHWTIALSRRFRALKLWFLLRMYGISGLQQHIREDIENAKYFESLVRTDDRFQICNNVRCGLICFRFYNNTELTEQLLHKLNETHNMFMVPATLNNNRFVIRFCICYKKLTKLELDVVWQEIQQKATEIVNENASTPNRRMHRHSLTVRVPPEHFEKLNLHLADVAQVIIPDNH